GAGGGGCGAATCGTTAGAGTTTTTGTCAGACAAAAATTCTGAATGTTTCGGATGAAATGAACCGTGAATCCAGTCCCCGCAGTCACTCATATTGAGAATTAATCTCACAAAGCGATCAAAAAATACCCATTCCTCTAAAGAACGACCAATTATTGGCCAATTTTGTCTTGAATCAGAAGGAAAAATAATCCTAAAAATGAGAATCCCATTAAGCTTGCCGCCAGTCCAAAATTCCCGCAAATAAGAATAATCCTTTCTTTTAACACGTTCACAGGCGTATTCCTTCAATAATAACAAGCTGTTGAGTGAACAGGCCATTTTGGCACTATCTTTGTTTTATACCAAAGGCGAAAGTTTGGCCCAAATTCAGGATAAGGAATAATCTCAACCGATTCAAATTGGAGGACAAATGTTTGAATGCCAACGGAATGAAATTCAACAGGAAGTGAATACGATTGTCCGGAAATACGGCCGGACGCGGAATTACCTGCTTCCGATTTTGCAGGAGCTCAACCGGAAATTTTCGTACATCAACAATTACATGATCGAGGCCGTCAGCAATGCCCTGGATATCAGTCCGGCGGAGGTGCATGGAGTCGTCACGTTTTATTCCTTTTTAAACGAAACGCCCAAGGGGAAATACATCATTCGATTGTGCAAGACCATTAGCTGCGATATGGCCGGAAAGGATCGAATTGTGCGTGTTCTTGAAAAGGAGCTGGGAATTTCGTTTGGTGAAACCACCAAAGACGGGCTGTTTTCACTGGAATATACCAATTGCATCGGCATGTGCAGTGAAGGCCCGGCCATGCTGGTTAATGAAGAGGTTTATTCAAAGCTTTGCCCGGAAAAAGTTGTTGATATTTTGGAATTTTACAAAAATGGCGCGAGGAAACGAGCATGAAAAACAGCAAAAAACGGATTCTTTTTGGTGAATATATTGTGGGGAGCGGCTTGGCGGCCGCCCTGAAATTGAAGCCCAAAGAAGTGGTGAACGAGGTTAAAAAATCGGAACTTAGGGGGCGGGGAGGCGCCGGATTTCCAACCGGATTGAAATGGGAATCGGCCGCTGTACAAAAAGCCGATCAGAAGTTTATTATCTGCAATGCCGATGAGGGCGAGCCCGGAACCTTTAAGGATCGCCTTTTGCTGATGGAGCACCCCGGAAAAATTCTGGAAGGAATGGCCATCGCGGGTTACGCCATCGGAGCTCATCATGGTATTATTTATTTGCGCGGGGAATATGTTTACCTGAAAAAGGGTATTGAAGAGCGAATTGATCACATGAAAGCCACCAACCTGCTCGGTGACAAAATCCTGGGTAAACGATTTAACTTTGATGTCGAAATTCGCCTGGGGGCAGGGGCGTACGTATGCGGTGAAGAATTTGCTCTGATCGAATCCCTCAACGGTCGGCGGGGTGAGCCGCGGAACAAACCGCCCTTTCCCACGGAA
The genomic region above belongs to Calditrichota bacterium and contains:
- the nuoE gene encoding NADH-quinone oxidoreductase subunit NuoE: MFECQRNEIQQEVNTIVRKYGRTRNYLLPILQELNRKFSYINNYMIEAVSNALDISPAEVHGVVTFYSFLNETPKGKYIIRLCKTISCDMAGKDRIVRVLEKELGISFGETTKDGLFSLEYTNCIGMCSEGPAMLVNEEVYSKLCPEKVVDILEFYKNGARKRA